The following proteins come from a genomic window of Paramicrobacterium humi:
- a CDS encoding sugar transferase encodes MLDLLLALILFILTVPVQCVVAVLVVITLGRPILFRQPRPGVNGEIFTLVKFRTMRPAQRGEGVDSDAARLTRLGKFLRATSLDELPTLLNVIRGDMSLVGPRPLLESYLTRYTAEEMRRHEVKPGVTGLAQVSGRNSLSWTDKLALDVKYVETRSFALDLKILCRTVSRVISRSGVTADGHATMKEFRAGESEGDTQ; translated from the coding sequence TTGCTTGATCTGTTGTTGGCCCTGATTCTGTTCATTCTTACCGTGCCCGTTCAGTGTGTTGTCGCGGTACTGGTTGTCATTACCCTCGGGCGTCCGATTCTATTTCGTCAACCGCGACCCGGTGTCAACGGAGAGATATTCACACTAGTGAAGTTTCGAACGATGCGGCCAGCGCAACGAGGTGAAGGAGTCGACTCCGACGCAGCACGATTAACTCGACTCGGGAAGTTTCTTCGTGCAACTAGTCTTGACGAGTTGCCGACATTGCTGAACGTAATTAGAGGAGACATGAGCCTTGTGGGTCCGCGCCCGTTACTTGAGTCATATCTCACTCGTTACACTGCCGAGGAAATGCGACGGCACGAAGTTAAACCCGGTGTCACGGGTCTCGCGCAGGTAAGTGGCCGGAACTCGCTTTCTTGGACGGACAAGCTTGCGCTTGACGTGAAGTACGTCGAGACGCGCAGCTTCGCGCTCGACTTGAAGATCCTTTGTAGGACTGTCTCTCGAGTTATTTCCAGGTCGGGTGTTACAGCGGACGGCCATGCCACCATGAAAGAGTTCCGCGCCGGAGAATCGGAAGGGGACACGCAGTGA